The Anopheles gambiae chromosome 2, idAnoGambNW_F1_1, whole genome shotgun sequence genomic sequence aatcaaacaaattcaaaaatgTTGCCAATTGAGTTTTTAGCTATGGATTTCTTTTCTTATTATCCTTCCCTTTTCGAtcgttttttgcctttttgcgtTGAAAAACTGTGTTGACGTTATGAGTTGCagcgttttcttttcattctacCCCGTTCGGTTGAAAACAGCTGTGCGTTTAAACCCCCCCACTTTCAGATTAATCTATAATTTAATAACCAATTTATTGGATTCAGTTCTTTACTTGTTGTTTATGTGTCATTCGTGTTCGTGTAGTTGGCATAGTTATGAACAAAAGCTGCTTAGAAAGTTAAAAACTAGTTTGCACACAAACCGCACAATGTTGGTAGATGATGTTTTACGCGTTTTAGCACAATAGTCTTTAGCAAGTAGTCGAATGTTCCTGCGCAGAAGGGACACTAGCTCAAAGACAGACAGTGTTGAATAtgagttttgcattttttcctATCATTTTATCACCACCAAGTTAGTGCAATCGTTTGCAAACATCCGGTTTTGCTTCGCTGAAATCTCTACTGCACATCGCATCgcttatttatattttattcttGTTCCTACGGAAACACCGTACCCTTATGTGTCGGCGTCATTTTTCCCATTgcgtattattattatttgagcGCACTACATGCAAATGGCTCTATAAATATACCAAATTTCACGTAAAGTGCCCTAAACGCCTCATACATCTTCAACATTCATCGCGTAAaatgtgtttggttttgttttgtttgatctcAGCCTCTCCTTTTATACATGATATGCTACATCAATCGcaggttttgattttgtttgcagtTCGCTTACGTTCAGTTaggttcgttcggttctgttCGGACAGTGTACATAAGTATGGAAGTGTTTCGTTAGCCCGGTCCATTGTGATTATACGTTTCCCTTTTTGTGACGAGTGCTTCtagttgttttggttttgttagaAAACTTCTGTTCACTGAAATGGTTGCTAGTCGCGTACACCACAAAGACAGCGAAGCGCTCTAGCTATGCTGTATTGCACCGATTTACTAACGGAGCACATCTCATATCGCAGGATTGTGAGGACACGAATCCACTGATCCGTGCACTGGCCGTGCGCACGATGGGCTGCATCCGGGTGGATAAGATCACCGAGTACTTGTGCGAACCGCTGCGCAAGTGTCTGAAAGACGAGGATCCGTATGTACGCAAGACTGCTGCCGTATGTGTGGCCAAGCTGTACGACATCTCCAGCTCGATGGTAAGCAAACGGTGTAGTATACTGGCGCAATAATCTTCCATGCTCTAACTGCAattctcgctttctctccgCAAGGTGGAAGATCAAGGATTTCTGGACCAGCTGAAGGATCTGCTGTCCGATTCGAACCCGATGGTGGTGGCCAACGCCGTTGCCGCGCTGAGTGAGATCAACGAGGCAAGTGCGAGTGGGCAACCGCTGGTCGAGATGAATTCGGTCACCATCAACAAACTGCTGACGGCGCTAAACGAATGCACCGAGTGGGGCCAGGTGTTCATCCTGGATTCGCTGGCAAACTACACCCCGAAAGACGAACGGGAAGCACAATCGATCTGCGAACGTATTACGCCTCGCTTGGCCCACGCTAATGCGGCCGTTGTGTTGAGCGCGATCAAGGTGTTGATGAAGCTGCTGGAGATTTTAGCCGGCGACAACGATTTCTGCTCGATGCTGACGAAAAAGCTGGCCCCACCGCTGGTGACGCTGCTGAGCTCGGAGCCGGAGGTGCAGTACGTGGCCCTCCGCAACATCAATCTGATCGTGCAGAAGCGGCCGGACATTTTGAAGCACGAGATGAAGGTGTTCTTTGTGAAGTATAACGATCCCATCTACGTGAAGCTGGAGAAGCTGGACATCATGATTCGTCTGGCAAACCAGAGCAACATCGCGCAAGTGTTGAGCGAGCTGAAGGAGTACGCCACCGAGGTGGATGTCGATTTCGTGCGCAAGGCAGTGCGTGCGATTGGCCGGTGCGCGATTAAGGTGGAGCCATCGGCCGAGCGGTGCGTGTCGACGCTGCTCGATCTGATCCAAACGAAGGTGAACTACGTCGTGCAGGAAGCGATCGTGGTGATCAAGGACATCTTCCGCAAGTATCCCAACAAGTACGAGAGCATCATCAGCACGCTGTGCGAGAATCTGGACACTCTGGACGAGCCGGAAGCGCGCGCCTCGATGGTGTGGATCATCGGCGAGTACGCCGAGCGAATCGACAACGCGGATGAGCTGTTGGACGGCTTCCTGGAGGGCTTCCAGGATGAAAATGCGCAagtgcagctgcagctgctaaCGGCGGTGGTGAAACTGTTCCTCAAGCGCCCGGCCGACACGCAGGAGCTGGTCCAGCACATCCTTTCGCTCGCCACGCAGGACTCGGACAATCCGGATCTGCGTGATCGTGGCTTCATCTACTGGCGCTTGCTGTCGACGGATCCGGCCGCCGCAAAGGAGGTCGTGCTGGCCGACAAGCCGCTCATTTCCGAGGAGACCGATTTGCTGGAGCCGACGCTGCTGGACGAGCTGATTTGCCACATTAGCTCGCTGGCCAGCGTTTACCACAAGCCGCCGACCGCGTTTGTAGAGGGCCGCGGTGCCGGTGTCCGCAAGTCGCTACCGAACCGTTCGGCGTCGGCCGCGGGAGAAGACAGCTCGTCGGTCCAGGAGGCCACCGTCATTCCCAACCAGGAATCGTTGATCGGTGATCTGCTTTCGATGGACATTGGGGCACCAGCGGCACCTGCCGCGCCGGCTCCAGCCAGCAGCAACGTGGATCTGCTTGGCGGTGGGCTGGATATTCTGCTCGGCGGCGGTCCCGTGGCATCGAATGACGCGGCACCAGCGGCTCCAGCACCGGCCGGAGGCTCCGCTGCGGGAGGACTGCTCGGAGACATTTTCGGTATCGGCCCAGTGAGCAGCTCGAACATGATACAGATCCCGAAAATCACCTGGCTGCCAGCGGACAAGGGCAAGGGACTCGAAATTCAGGGCACTTTCTCGCGCCGAGCCGGCCAGGTGTACATGGACATGACGTTCACCAACAAGGCGATGCAGGCAATGACCGGGTTTGCGATTCAACTGAACAAAAACAGCTTCGGACTGGTGCCGAGCGCTCCGCTGCAAGTGGCGCCACTGCAACCGTCGCAATCGGTTGATACGTCGCTCGCCCTTGGCACGACCGGGCCGGTGCAGCGTATGGAGCCGCTGAACAACCTGCAGGTTGCTATCAAAAACAACGTGGACATCTTCTACTTTGCCTGTCTCGTGCACGGCAACGTACTGTTTGTGGAGGACGGACAGCTGGATAAGCGCGTCTTTCTGACCACCTGGAAGGAAATTCCGGCCGCGAACGAGATACAGTACAATCTGCACGGCATCGTCGGTACGGCCGATACGGTCGCGGCCAAGATGACGGCGAACAGCATCTTCACCATCGCGAAGCGCAACGTCGAGGGTCAGGACATGCTGTACCAGTCGCTGAAGCTGACGAACAACATCTGGGTGTTGCTGGAGCTGAAACTATCGCCGGGCAGTTCCGACGCAACGCTCAGCCTGAAAACGCGCTCGGTTGAGGTCGGAGCGATCATCTTTGCCGCTTACGAGCAGATTATCCGTTCGCCGTAAAGACTCAACGCGCGCGAACCACCAACCGTGTGTAGAGTTTAGTATTGTTATATTCCATTAGATTGTAACCGTTGGACAAAGATGCCACCCGAATACTCCGTTAGATAAGGAGACAGAGCGCGAGAGGAGTTGAGTTGGGTGGCAAAATCGTTACGCGGACTCGAAGCACACATTGTGGGCGGCCAGTCGTTGTTCGCAGAAGAGGCAATATTCATCTTCTGTGGTTCTGTTCTGCAGCGCTATTATTATATTTCTTCATGCACAGTATGAAAACGAGCCATGAGTTTTAGTAGTATCGAATAAGCGTCTATCTCTCCCTAGCAATGTACGCAAACTAGACAAAAACACATCGCGTAAAGAGAACTGTAGTACCATATGTATCGATACAATTCACACATCGTCCGTCGTGACTACCTAAATAAAGTATAATCGATGATATACTACTAACACCAAGCTTCTGTTGACCAACCCACCTGTATCAGATGACATTCGAATGCTGTTATTGGAAAGTAATCGCAAAATTATTGgacttttgattttatttagaaTCTCTTGCTTCAaaactcgctctctctctgttgctCTTTAAGGCTAATCTGGTGGTCTTCGGACCCAAGCTTGCTTACATCCGCCAATCGCCACACAAAACCCACAATTCAACCTTACACAGAACTCATCAGCAGATCTCGCCCGATCAATGTTAAATACTAAATATAATTAGCAGAAATAAGCTTGTTCGAGaaagtattttttaaaaaaagtatgAAAATCTGTAGTTAACGCATTAAGAATTAAACACCCCTACGATGGTCCTTCTTTTGGTGGGAATTCACTGCAGTCGGCTCATCCGCTCGACGTACAGCTCGTACAGGATCTTATTTTTAGTGAAGTAGTGTGGATTTTCCTCCGCGCTCAGCACGGGACAGTAATCGCCCAGGATTTCGCCGTTAATTGAAATGGTCGACGCGGGACTGTTGCTTCCACTGTTGGCCGGAATTGGAAACGATccgttgctgctgccattGCTGTTACTACTATTGCTACTGCTCGAGCTGGCACCGGCCATAACTCCCATCAGGTGTTGCGGATGcaggtggtgatgatgatgatgatgatgattgttgtGCATGTTCATTCCACACGAACCGACCGCCCCAAGCAGCTGATGATCGTGGGGCCCACCAGCGCCGCCGATCTGCTCCGGCAGTACGACGCCTGCCGCA encodes the following:
- the LOC1281911 gene encoding AP-2 complex subunit beta isoform X3, whose amino-acid sequence is MTDSKYFTTTKKGEIFELKSELNNDKKEKKKEAVKKVIASMTVGKDVSALFPDVVNCMQTDNLELKKLVYLYLMNYAKSQPDMAIMAVNTFVKDLPHSQLVKDCEDTNPLIRALAVRTMGCIRVDKITEYLCEPLRKCLKDEDPYVRKTAAVCVAKLYDISSSMVEDQGFLDQLKDLLSDSNPMVVANAVAALSEINEASASGQPLVEMNSVTINKLLTALNECTEWGQVFILDSLANYTPKDEREAQSICERITPRLAHANAAVVLSAIKVLMKLLEILAGDNDFCSMLTKKLAPPLVTLLSSEPEVQYVALRNINLIVQKRPDILKHEMKVFFVKYNDPIYVKLEKLDIMIRLANQSNIAQVLSELKEYATEVDVDFVRKAVRAIGRCAIKVEPSAERCVSTLLDLIQTKVNYVVQEAIVVIKDIFRKYPNKYESIISTLCENLDTLDEPEARASMVWIIGEYAERIDNADELLDGFLEGFQDENAQVQLQLLTAVVKLFLKRPADTQELVQHILSLATQDSDNPDLRDRGFIYWRLLSTDPAAAKEVVLADKPLISEETDLLEPTLLDELICHISSLASVYHKPPTAFVEGRGAGVRKSLPNRSASAAGEDSSSVQEATVIPNQESLIGDLLSMDIGAPAAPAAPAPASSNVDLLGGGLDILLGGGPVASNDAAPAAPAPAGGSAAGGLLGDIFGIGPVSSSNMIQIPKITWLPADKGKGLEIQGTFSRRAGQVYMDMTFTNKAMQAMTGFAIQLNKNSFGLVPSAPLQVAPLQPSQSVDTSLALGTTGPVQRMEPLNNLQVAIKNNVDIFYFACLVHGNVLFVEDGQLDKRVFLTTWKEIPAANEIQYNLHGIVGTADTVAAKMTANSIFTIAKRNVEGQDMLYQSLKLTNNIWVLLELKLSPGSSDATLSLKTRSVEVGAIIFAAYEQIIRSP
- the LOC1281911 gene encoding AP-2 complex subunit beta isoform X2 is translated as MIPIAPIQLRIFDSPKMTDSKYFTTTKKGEIFELKSELNNDKKEKKKEAVKKVIASMTVGKDVSALFPDVVNCMQTDNLELKKLVYLYLMNYAKSQPDMAIMAVNTFVKDCEDTNPLIRALAVRTMGCIRVDKITEYLCEPLRKCLKDEDPYVRKTAAVCVAKLYDISSSMVEDQGFLDQLKDLLSDSNPMVVANAVAALSEINEASASGQPLVEMNSVTINKLLTALNECTEWGQVFILDSLANYTPKDEREAQSICERITPRLAHANAAVVLSAIKVLMKLLEILAGDNDFCSMLTKKLAPPLVTLLSSEPEVQYVALRNINLIVQKRPDILKHEMKVFFVKYNDPIYVKLEKLDIMIRLANQSNIAQVLSELKEYATEVDVDFVRKAVRAIGRCAIKVEPSAERCVSTLLDLIQTKVNYVVQEAIVVIKDIFRKYPNKYESIISTLCENLDTLDEPEARASMVWIIGEYAERIDNADELLDGFLEGFQDENAQVQLQLLTAVVKLFLKRPADTQELVQHILSLATQDSDNPDLRDRGFIYWRLLSTDPAAAKEVVLADKPLISEETDLLEPTLLDELICHISSLASVYHKPPTAFVEGRGAGVRKSLPNRSASAAGEDSSSVQEATVIPNQESLIGDLLSMDIGAPAAPAAPAPASSNVDLLGGGLDILLGGGPVASNDAAPAAPAPAGGSAAGGLLGDIFGIGPVSSSNMIQIPKITWLPADKGKGLEIQGTFSRRAGQVYMDMTFTNKAMQAMTGFAIQLNKNSFGLVPSAPLQVAPLQPSQSVDTSLALGTTGPVQRMEPLNNLQVAIKNNVDIFYFACLVHGNVLFVEDGQLDKRVFLTTWKEIPAANEIQYNLHGIVGTADTVAAKMTANSIFTIAKRNVEGQDMLYQSLKLTNNIWVLLELKLSPGSSDATLSLKTRSVEVGAIIFAAYEQIIRSP
- the LOC1281911 gene encoding AP-1 complex subunit beta-1 isoform X1 — translated: MIPIAPIQLRIFDSPKMTDSKYFTTTKKGEIFELKSELNNDKKEKKKEAVKKVIASMTVGKDVSALFPDVVNCMQTDNLELKKLVYLYLMNYAKSQPDMAIMAVNTFVKDLPHSQLVKDCEDTNPLIRALAVRTMGCIRVDKITEYLCEPLRKCLKDEDPYVRKTAAVCVAKLYDISSSMVEDQGFLDQLKDLLSDSNPMVVANAVAALSEINEASASGQPLVEMNSVTINKLLTALNECTEWGQVFILDSLANYTPKDEREAQSICERITPRLAHANAAVVLSAIKVLMKLLEILAGDNDFCSMLTKKLAPPLVTLLSSEPEVQYVALRNINLIVQKRPDILKHEMKVFFVKYNDPIYVKLEKLDIMIRLANQSNIAQVLSELKEYATEVDVDFVRKAVRAIGRCAIKVEPSAERCVSTLLDLIQTKVNYVVQEAIVVIKDIFRKYPNKYESIISTLCENLDTLDEPEARASMVWIIGEYAERIDNADELLDGFLEGFQDENAQVQLQLLTAVVKLFLKRPADTQELVQHILSLATQDSDNPDLRDRGFIYWRLLSTDPAAAKEVVLADKPLISEETDLLEPTLLDELICHISSLASVYHKPPTAFVEGRGAGVRKSLPNRSASAAGEDSSSVQEATVIPNQESLIGDLLSMDIGAPAAPAAPAPASSNVDLLGGGLDILLGGGPVASNDAAPAAPAPAGGSAAGGLLGDIFGIGPVSSSNMIQIPKITWLPADKGKGLEIQGTFSRRAGQVYMDMTFTNKAMQAMTGFAIQLNKNSFGLVPSAPLQVAPLQPSQSVDTSLALGTTGPVQRMEPLNNLQVAIKNNVDIFYFACLVHGNVLFVEDGQLDKRVFLTTWKEIPAANEIQYNLHGIVGTADTVAAKMTANSIFTIAKRNVEGQDMLYQSLKLTNNIWVLLELKLSPGSSDATLSLKTRSVEVGAIIFAAYEQIIRSP
- the LOC1281910 gene encoding protein hunchback, which encodes MAGPIDTRKRSREEEQNEFMPLSKRINNLHLNNNQNSIAAGVVLPEQIGGAGGPHDHQLLGAVGSCGMNMHNNHHHHHHHHLHPQHLMGVMAGASSSSSNSSNSNGSSNGSFPIPANSGSNSPASTISINGEILGDYCPVLSAEENPHYFTKNKILYELYVERMSRLQ